One segment of Deltaproteobacteria bacterium RIFCSPHIGHO2_02_FULL_44_16 DNA contains the following:
- a CDS encoding phosphoribosylformylglycinamidine cyclo-ligase, with product MSDSYKKAGVNIDEGNRFVELIRPYVQMTKRPGMLSDIGSFGGFFQLHLDDIKEPVLVSGTDGVGTKLLLAQQLTRFDTIGIDLVAMCVNDIACSGAKPLFFLDYLATGKLEAEFHAQIIHGIAKACKEVSCGLIGGETAEMPGVYHGNDFDLAGFAVGIVDKSKIIDGSTIHVGDALIGVASNGFHSNGYSLVRKIIEQQHLDLTSSFEKSGKTLGEVLLTPTKLYSNLIQKLTSEFSVHGIAHITGGGFWDNIPRILPQTVQACIDSGSWDVPLVMQRFQQYAQMSEHEFLRVFNSGIGLVLVVGQEESTEILERVHGMNEVAWKIGTISRRTEDQPSIILK from the coding sequence ATGAGTGACTCCTACAAAAAAGCGGGTGTGAATATCGACGAAGGAAATCGTTTCGTCGAACTCATTCGTCCTTATGTGCAGATGACCAAACGACCCGGTATGCTTTCCGATATCGGAAGTTTTGGAGGATTTTTTCAACTCCATCTCGATGACATCAAAGAACCTGTTCTTGTTTCAGGAACCGACGGCGTGGGAACGAAACTTCTGCTCGCTCAACAACTCACACGTTTTGATACGATCGGTATTGATTTGGTCGCAATGTGTGTGAACGACATCGCTTGTAGCGGCGCAAAACCCCTTTTCTTTCTCGATTATCTTGCCACTGGAAAACTTGAAGCCGAGTTTCATGCCCAGATCATTCACGGTATTGCAAAAGCTTGCAAAGAGGTTTCATGCGGGCTCATTGGCGGTGAAACTGCGGAGATGCCGGGCGTTTATCATGGTAATGATTTCGATCTGGCCGGCTTTGCGGTCGGTATTGTCGATAAATCAAAAATTATCGATGGCAGCACGATTCATGTTGGCGATGCTCTCATCGGAGTTGCTTCAAATGGTTTTCACAGTAATGGATATTCACTCGTTCGAAAAATAATTGAACAGCAACATTTAGATCTCACCTCTTCTTTTGAAAAATCTGGAAAAACATTAGGTGAAGTTCTTCTCACTCCAACAAAACTTTACAGCAATCTCATTCAAAAATTAACTTCCGAGTTTTCCGTGCACGGCATTGCCCATATTACAGGCGGAGGTTTTTGGGATAATATTCCGCGTATTCTTCCGCAAACCGTGCAAGCATGTATTGATAGCGGTTCATGGGATGTTCCGCTCGTGATGCAGCGTTTTCAACAATATGCACAGATGAGTGAACACGAATTTTTGCGAGTGTTCAATAGCGGCATCGGTCTTGTTCTTGTTGTTGGTCAAGAAGAGAGTACTGAAATTTTGGAACGAGTTCATGGCATGAATGAAGTAGCCTGGAAGATTGGAACTATCAGTCGTCGCACGGAAGATCAGCCGTCGATAATCTTGAAATGA
- a CDS encoding phosphoribosylglycinamide formyltransferase, whose translation MTKKDSQLQLGVLVSGQGSNLQAIINACEKKEIPAEVVVVISDQPDAQALTRAQDHHIPALTVERENFPNREAFEKEILRHLQHYRIDLVCLAGYMRLVGKTLLDPYPDRIMNIHPSLLPAFPGLDAQRQALEAKAKVTGCTVHFVDEQCDHGPIILQTKVEVLKNDTVETLSARILKEEHLLYPKAIGLIAKNMLDKKR comes from the coding sequence ATGACAAAAAAAGATTCCCAATTACAACTCGGCGTTCTTGTCTCGGGGCAAGGTAGTAATTTGCAAGCCATCATCAACGCTTGCGAAAAAAAAGAGATTCCAGCTGAAGTCGTCGTGGTCATCTCAGATCAACCAGATGCTCAAGCCTTAACTCGAGCACAAGATCATCATATTCCTGCACTCACCGTTGAACGAGAAAATTTTCCAAACAGAGAAGCGTTTGAAAAAGAGATATTACGTCATCTTCAACACTATCGCATCGATCTCGTTTGTCTTGCTGGCTATATGCGACTTGTGGGTAAAACCCTACTTGATCCGTATCCTGATCGTATCATGAATATACACCCTTCTCTTCTTCCCGCTTTTCCGGGACTGGACGCTCAGCGACAAGCGCTTGAAGCAAAAGCGAAGGTCACTGGTTGTACCGTCCATTTTGTGGATGAGCAGTGTGATCATGGCCCCATCATTCTTCAAACAAAGGTGGAAGTTCTGAAGAACGACACGGTTGAAACGTTATCAGCTCGGATTTTGAAAGAAGAACATCTGCTCTATCCAAAAGCCATTGGACTGATCGCAAAAAATATGCTTGATAAGAAAAGATGA
- a CDS encoding addiction module antidote protein, HigA family, which produces MPKRFSLLIDITNEDIMKKKIKPIHPGEILFDEFMVPLNLSQNKLGRDLDVSPRRINEIVLGKRNLTADTALRLAHYFKMSPQFWLGLQMEYDLALEEDHLANTLEKKVKIFKEQKAA; this is translated from the coding sequence ATGCCGAAGAGATTCTCATTACTGATCGATATAACGAATGAAGACATTATGAAAAAGAAAATAAAACCGATTCATCCTGGAGAAATACTTTTTGATGAATTCATGGTGCCGTTGAATTTAAGTCAGAATAAGCTTGGACGGGATCTTGATGTCTCTCCACGCAGAATTAATGAGATTGTTCTCGGAAAAAGAAATCTCACAGCTGATACAGCTCTTCGTTTAGCTCACTATTTTAAAATGTCACCTCAGTTTTGGCTTGGGCTTCAAATGGAATATGATCTGGCACTTGAAGAGGATCATTTGGCAAATACCCTTGAAAAGAAAGTCAAAATCTTTAAAGAGCAGAAAGCAGCGTAG
- a CDS encoding SMC-Scp complex subunit ScpB, giving the protein MELFELKPILEAMIFVAEEPMDEKGMLLCLEGTGVTKEILTTCLHELTQKWNDDPESGLQLKQVAGGYQFRTKETLASWLMRLNIQKPSRLSGAALETLAMIAYRQPIIRSEIEQIRGVDSGGVLKKLLERRLIKIVGRRDEAGHPLIYGTTGEFLELFDLKDLKELPQLKDIEELMREHQVRTEKGPEVSLTPSDSSDDEEEPTEWIDEDDEEKEEVLAPSELISDDEAIETLETSLKDLRRVEKKVFEHVGIVLEESDEAIEKSTTESDKVTSPDSPVQ; this is encoded by the coding sequence ATGGAACTTTTTGAATTGAAACCAATTCTCGAAGCGATGATTTTTGTCGCCGAAGAGCCAATGGATGAGAAGGGGATGTTGCTTTGCCTCGAAGGGACCGGTGTGACGAAAGAAATTCTCACAACGTGTCTTCACGAGCTGACACAAAAATGGAACGATGATCCTGAGTCGGGTCTTCAACTCAAACAAGTGGCAGGTGGTTATCAATTTCGCACAAAAGAGACGCTCGCTTCGTGGCTCATGCGTTTGAATATCCAAAAGCCGTCACGACTCTCTGGTGCGGCCCTGGAAACCCTTGCGATGATCGCCTATCGTCAGCCGATTATTCGTTCGGAAATTGAGCAGATTCGCGGTGTCGATTCTGGTGGTGTTTTGAAAAAACTTTTGGAGCGACGCTTAATCAAGATCGTGGGACGTCGTGATGAAGCGGGTCATCCCTTAATTTACGGAACGACGGGTGAGTTTTTGGAACTTTTTGATTTGAAGGATTTAAAAGAACTTCCTCAACTCAAAGATATCGAAGAGTTGATGCGAGAGCATCAGGTCCGAACAGAAAAAGGACCAGAGGTTTCTCTTACTCCTTCTGATTCATCTGACGATGAAGAAGAACCGACAGAATGGATTGATGAAGATGATGAAGAGAAAGAAGAAGTCCTTGCACCTTCGGAACTCATCAGTGATGATGAGGCTATTGAGACGCTCGAAACGAGCTTAAAAGATCTCCGCCGTGTTGAAAAGAAAGTCTTTGAACATGTTGGAATCGTTCTCGAGGAGAGCGATGAAGCCATCGAAAAATCTACTACCGAATCAGATAAGGTTACATCGCCTGATAGCCCTGTGCAGTGA
- a CDS encoding tryptophan--tRNA ligase — translation MKKERILSGNRPTGKLHWGNYFGAIQQWVELQEKYDCFYFIADWHALTTGYEHSEEIAPSVKECLLDWLAAGIDPKKCTLFLQSWVPEHAELHLLLSMITPLGWLERVPSYKEMKEQLKGTDLNTYGFFGYPVLQTGDIVLYQAKFVPVGEDQVSHIELSREIVRRFHHITKSEVFVEPKPLLTKTPRIPGTDGRKMSKSYGNAIYMADDDKTIETKMMQTITDPGRKRRYDPGNPDICNIYAYHKLYTDAEKVAWIDKECRSGQLGCVECKQICIQNALEFWRPIRQRREQWESQKEKLLDMLRESSKKAQHVAAVTMQLVRKAMGLDYGTSHE, via the coding sequence ATGAAAAAAGAGCGCATTTTAAGTGGAAATCGACCGACGGGAAAGCTCCATTGGGGAAATTATTTTGGAGCGATTCAGCAATGGGTTGAACTTCAGGAAAAATATGACTGCTTCTATTTTATTGCCGACTGGCACGCTCTGACGACTGGCTATGAGCATTCCGAAGAGATTGCTCCCTCGGTCAAAGAATGTCTTCTCGATTGGTTGGCTGCTGGAATAGATCCCAAAAAATGTACCTTATTTCTTCAGTCGTGGGTTCCTGAACACGCTGAACTCCATCTTCTTCTTTCCATGATTACCCCGCTGGGGTGGTTAGAGCGTGTCCCTTCGTATAAAGAGATGAAAGAACAGCTGAAAGGGACCGATCTGAATACGTATGGTTTTTTTGGATACCCCGTGCTGCAGACCGGCGATATTGTTCTCTATCAAGCGAAATTTGTCCCTGTCGGAGAAGATCAAGTTTCCCATATCGAACTTTCTCGAGAAATTGTGCGTCGATTTCATCACATAACGAAGTCTGAAGTTTTTGTGGAGCCCAAACCCCTTTTGACAAAGACTCCTCGTATTCCGGGGACAGATGGTCGAAAAATGTCCAAGAGTTACGGCAACGCAATTTATATGGCGGATGACGATAAAACTATTGAAACAAAAATGATGCAGACGATCACCGATCCTGGCCGTAAACGACGCTATGATCCCGGTAATCCCGATATTTGCAATATTTATGCTTATCACAAACTTTATACCGATGCCGAGAAGGTCGCCTGGATCGATAAAGAATGTCGCAGCGGCCAGCTCGGTTGTGTGGAGTGTAAGCAGATCTGTATTCAAAATGCGCTTGAGTTTTGGCGCCCCATCCGGCAACGCCGTGAACAATGGGAGTCGCAAAAAGAGAAGCTTCTTGATATGCTGCGCGAAAGTTCGAAAAAAGCGCAACACGTTGCTGCAGTGACGATGCAGTTGGTCCGTAAAGCAATGGGGTTAGATTATGGAACTTCACATGAATGA
- a CDS encoding antirepressor has product MTGKTNLAIFENFKIRRLYDKEKEVWYFSVVDIIQVLIQQPNFQAARNYWKVLKNRLMKEGSESVTKCNRLKLEAADGKKYLTDVANPETLLRLIQSVPSPKAEPVKLWLAKVGYERMQEMSDPARSLDRARETWRKHGRSEKWVQQRMMGQETRNKLTDYWKDHGIKEGDEFAILTNIIHQEWADVSVKDHKALKGLKTQNLRDHMNEAELIFTALAELSSRQIAESASATGMDENKVAGIKGGRIAKKARLELEEKTGRKVVSAGNYLPPKKGMRHG; this is encoded by the coding sequence ATGACAGGCAAAACTAATTTAGCTATTTTTGAAAACTTTAAAATTCGTCGTTTATACGATAAAGAAAAGGAGGTTTGGTACTTCTCTGTCGTCGACATTATTCAGGTGCTCATCCAACAGCCCAACTTTCAGGCTGCTCGAAATTATTGGAAAGTGCTTAAAAATCGATTGATGAAAGAGGGGAGTGAGTCGGTTACAAAATGTAACCGACTGAAATTGGAAGCTGCCGACGGTAAAAAATATCTTACCGATGTGGCCAATCCCGAAACCTTACTACGCCTGATTCAATCCGTCCCAAGCCCCAAGGCCGAACCAGTGAAGCTCTGGCTCGCCAAGGTTGGTTATGAACGCATGCAAGAAATGTCCGATCCTGCCCGTTCGCTCGATCGTGCCCGTGAGACATGGCGTAAACATGGACGTAGTGAAAAGTGGGTTCAACAACGCATGATGGGTCAAGAGACTCGCAACAAACTCACCGATTATTGGAAAGATCACGGCATTAAAGAAGGTGATGAATTTGCCATTCTCACTAACATCATTCATCAAGAGTGGGCCGACGTTTCGGTTAAGGACCACAAAGCCCTCAAGGGATTAAAAACTCAGAATCTGCGCGACCATATGAACGAGGCAGAATTGATTTTCACGGCGCTTGCAGAATTATCTTCACGACAAATTGCCGAAAGTGCCAGTGCCACGGGAATGGATGAAAACAAAGTTGCCGGTATCAAGGGTGGACGTATTGCCAAAAAAGCACGTTTGGAACTTGAGGAAAAGACTGGCCGAAAAGTGGTGAGCGCAGGAAATTATCTACCGCCCAAGAAAGGGATGCGGCATGGATGA
- a CDS encoding site-specific tyrosine recombinase XerD, giving the protein MQDLIDLYLTSLRVERRLSPHTLEAYASDILKFQHFYAEENSLSSIREADILPFLAELAQKKLSSRSIARIVASLRGFFSFLLHEKAIERDPMEFIESPAKFQKLPRALRLDEVDALLTAPDQKEILGKRDFAILQLFYASGLRISEMTGLTVDRVDFQTGVVRVMGKWSKERLVPVGKIALQALQTYVDEVRPRFYEKHRSEKFFLSQQGEGLTRQRLWGVVKACARKAGIQKRITPHMLRHSFATHLLERGADLRSVQMMLGHSNIATTQIYTHLTRQHLKKLHEKYHPRG; this is encoded by the coding sequence TTGCAAGATCTGATTGATCTTTATCTGACGTCGCTGCGAGTTGAACGTCGACTCTCTCCCCACACTCTCGAAGCTTACGCCTCCGATATTCTGAAGTTTCAACATTTTTATGCAGAGGAAAATTCTCTTTCATCCATACGTGAAGCCGATATCTTGCCATTTCTTGCAGAGCTTGCGCAAAAAAAACTCTCTTCACGGAGTATCGCTCGCATTGTTGCTTCGCTTCGCGGTTTTTTTTCTTTTCTCCTTCACGAAAAAGCGATTGAGCGTGATCCCATGGAGTTTATCGAATCGCCTGCGAAGTTCCAAAAACTTCCACGCGCTCTTCGACTCGATGAAGTCGATGCGCTCCTGACAGCGCCTGATCAGAAAGAGATTTTAGGAAAGCGCGATTTTGCCATCTTGCAACTTTTTTATGCTTCAGGACTTCGCATCAGTGAGATGACCGGTTTGACCGTTGATCGTGTCGATTTTCAAACCGGTGTCGTGCGTGTGATGGGAAAGTGGAGTAAGGAACGTTTGGTTCCTGTGGGGAAGATTGCGTTGCAGGCATTGCAAACGTACGTCGATGAAGTGCGGCCGCGTTTCTATGAGAAGCATCGCTCTGAGAAATTTTTTCTTTCACAGCAGGGAGAAGGGCTGACGCGTCAACGCTTGTGGGGAGTTGTGAAAGCGTGCGCGCGAAAAGCTGGAATTCAAAAAAGGATCACGCCGCACATGCTTCGGCATTCATTTGCAACACATCTTTTAGAGCGAGGTGCGGATTTGCGAAGTGTGCAGATGATGCTCGGTCACTCCAACATTGCGACCACACAAATCTATACGCATCTCACGCGCCAGCATTTAAAAAAACTTCACGAGAAATATCATCCGAGGGGTTAA
- a CDS encoding tRNA (guanosine(46)-N7)-methyltransferase TrmB, whose translation MIAIPYKSPDRRTRAQFLFPASASWQQAQKLIVEIGPGRGDFLFHLASTNPDAIILAVEIKSLRVDKLVRRIQKRGMKNIILIQADGRDFLKTFSEKIHALYINFPDPWPKQRHRENRLMNPRFLSSINALLTPGGFFSFTTDDQTYATYTSRLLQNIAEFQSLEEKRMSTSAPDAFPTYFSEKWKAMGRTIYYQRYKKL comes from the coding sequence ATGATCGCCATTCCGTATAAATCTCCTGATCGCCGAACTCGTGCACAATTTCTTTTCCCCGCAAGTGCATCGTGGCAACAAGCTCAAAAGTTGATTGTCGAGATTGGTCCTGGTCGAGGTGATTTTCTTTTTCATCTTGCAAGCACAAACCCCGACGCAATCATCTTAGCAGTTGAAATCAAATCACTTCGAGTGGACAAACTGGTTCGTCGCATTCAGAAACGTGGAATGAAGAATATTATTCTGATTCAGGCTGACGGACGTGATTTTTTGAAGACGTTTTCAGAAAAAATCCATGCCCTCTATATCAACTTCCCTGATCCTTGGCCAAAACAAAGACATAGAGAGAATCGGCTTATGAATCCCCGTTTTCTCTCAAGCATAAATGCTTTACTGACTCCCGGAGGATTTTTTTCATTTACCACAGACGATCAAACCTATGCGACTTATACCTCGCGTCTGCTTCAAAATATTGCAGAGTTCCAATCACTGGAAGAAAAGAGGATGAGCACTTCTGCACCTGATGCGTTTCCCACCTATTTTTCAGAAAAATGGAAAGCAATGGGACGTACCATCTACTATCAACGCTACAAAAAACTTTAA
- a CDS encoding lipoyl(octanoyl) transferase, which translates to MKFQDLGLIPYMKAWKLQEGLREKRIQNLIEDTVLLLEHPPVFTMGKRDTGEDFLSTSEMIAHDGIEVMKSNRGGRVTYHGPGQLVGYFICSLRSVHKSVAEFVVAVEEICKRTVEAYGIQATRDPDHPGIWVGNAKIAAVGLHFSRDVSLHGFALNVAPNLMHYRHIVPCGIHDCGVTSMEALLGKVPEMQEVKTVVQKKAVELFSLLK; encoded by the coding sequence ATGAAGTTTCAAGATTTAGGTCTTATTCCTTACATGAAAGCATGGAAGTTGCAGGAAGGACTGCGTGAGAAGCGAATTCAAAATCTCATCGAAGACACCGTTCTTCTGCTTGAGCATCCTCCTGTTTTCACGATGGGAAAGCGCGATACCGGAGAAGATTTTCTCTCAACCTCTGAGATGATTGCGCACGATGGAATTGAGGTGATGAAATCGAATCGTGGTGGACGAGTAACGTACCATGGCCCAGGTCAGCTTGTCGGTTATTTTATCTGTTCACTTCGTTCGGTGCACAAAAGTGTGGCGGAATTTGTAGTTGCTGTTGAGGAAATCTGCAAGCGAACGGTTGAAGCGTACGGTATTCAGGCAACTCGCGATCCTGATCATCCCGGAATTTGGGTTGGCAATGCAAAAATTGCAGCAGTGGGTCTTCACTTTTCCCGCGATGTTTCTCTTCACGGTTTTGCGCTCAACGTTGCACCGAATCTGATGCACTATCGTCACATTGTTCCCTGCGGCATTCACGATTGCGGTGTGACCTCAATGGAAGCTCTGCTTGGGAAAGTGCCTGAGATGCAGGAAGTAAAAACTGTAGTACAAAAAAAGGCAGTGGAATTATTTTCTCTTCTTAAATAG
- a CDS encoding GTPase HflX, whose product MSSPFRRSFSGHHERTFLLGIERTHMSRLQAERSLDEIARLVTTAEGRVVERICYRVREANPATFIGKGKMEEVKELLKKVEAQLIVLDDELSPVQNRNLESEWGIPVLDRTAVILDIFALRAQSREGKLQVELAQLEYLAPRLVGHGKTFSQQVGRIGTRGPGETALELDRRRIRDRATVLRKKIREIQAHRKIHRLRRESVPFPFVSLVGYTNAGKSTLLNAITGSDAFVEDKLFATLDPKVRRLRLPSGREALIADTVGFIRRLPHQLIEAFRATFEEIEQAHLLLHVIDASDPEAEQQIEVVEQVLTELQLSHKPCIQVLNKADGELHYRGEEESVSVSALKRQGLDTLLLRLDEVLREDFHRVTLFLPHNRGDVLSQVYRLAYVWKVNHDGEGMWVDCQLHAKFLGQFRSFLVKT is encoded by the coding sequence ATGAGCTCTCCTTTTCGTCGATCATTTTCTGGACATCATGAACGGACCTTTCTTCTCGGTATTGAACGCACGCATATGAGCCGCCTTCAAGCCGAACGTTCTCTCGATGAAATCGCTCGCCTGGTGACAACAGCAGAAGGCCGGGTAGTAGAGCGGATCTGTTATCGGGTGCGTGAAGCAAACCCCGCGACCTTTATTGGCAAAGGAAAAATGGAAGAGGTGAAAGAGTTGCTGAAGAAAGTCGAAGCGCAACTGATCGTTCTTGATGATGAACTTTCACCAGTACAAAATCGAAATCTGGAAAGTGAATGGGGAATTCCAGTTCTCGATCGAACCGCAGTGATTCTCGATATCTTCGCTCTTCGTGCGCAAAGTCGTGAGGGAAAACTGCAAGTCGAACTTGCACAGCTCGAATATTTAGCTCCTCGTCTGGTAGGACATGGAAAGACCTTTTCTCAGCAAGTCGGTCGCATTGGAACGCGTGGTCCGGGTGAAACAGCGCTCGAGCTTGATCGAAGACGTATTCGAGATCGAGCGACAGTGCTGCGAAAAAAAATTCGTGAAATTCAGGCGCATCGCAAAATTCATCGTCTTCGACGTGAGAGTGTTCCCTTTCCTTTTGTTTCTCTTGTTGGATATACCAATGCTGGGAAATCAACCTTACTCAATGCCATCACCGGATCTGATGCGTTTGTGGAGGATAAACTTTTTGCCACGCTTGATCCAAAAGTTCGCCGACTTCGACTCCCTTCAGGGCGTGAAGCGCTGATTGCGGACACAGTCGGATTTATTCGTCGTCTTCCGCATCAACTCATTGAAGCTTTTCGCGCGACATTTGAGGAGATTGAACAAGCGCATCTTTTGCTCCACGTGATTGATGCCTCGGATCCTGAAGCAGAACAGCAAATTGAAGTGGTGGAACAAGTCTTAACCGAGCTTCAACTCAGTCACAAACCTTGCATTCAAGTGTTGAATAAAGCCGATGGTGAACTTCACTATCGCGGAGAAGAGGAATCAGTCTCTGTTTCCGCATTGAAGAGGCAAGGGCTCGATACCTTGCTGCTTCGTTTGGATGAAGTGCTTCGGGAAGATTTTCATCGGGTGACTCTTTTTCTTCCGCATAATCGTGGAGATGTTCTTTCTCAAGTCTATCGTTTAGCTTATGTCTGGAAGGTGAATCATGATGGAGAGGGGATGTGGGTCGACTGTCAATTGCATGCAAAATTTCTTGGACAGTTTCGAAGTTTCCTGGTGAAAACGTAG